CGTCACCGATGGGACTGAGAGAGGACCTCGAACGGTTCCGTGAGGTGGGCGAGGAGCGCCGCGAAGACCTCGAATCGTTCATCCGCTACGGCGACCTCAGCGGGTCGGAGTCGGATCAGATCCAGATCCCGATCAAGGTCGTCGACCTCCCGGAGTTCCAGTACGACAGGCTCGACCGCGGCGGCGTCGGGCAGGGCGACGGCGGCACCCCGGACGTGGGACAGCCGGTGGGCCAGCCACAGCAACAACCGGGAGATGGCGACGGCGACGACGAGGGAGAAGAGGGCGAGCCCGGCGAGGAGGGCGGCGAACACGGCTACTACGAGATGGACCCCGAAGAGTTCGCCGAGGAACTCGACGAGGAACTCGGCCTGGACCTCGAACCCAAAGGGAAGGAAGTGATCGAGGAGGTCGAGGGCGACTTCACCGACGTCACGCGCACGGGGCCGAACAGCACGCTCGACTTCGAGCGGCTGTTCAAACAGGGCTTGAAACGGAAGCTCGCGACCGACTTCGACGAGGACTTCGTCCGCGAGGCGATGAAGATCGACGGCGAGACGCCTCGGTCGGTGTTCCAGTGGTGTCGCGAGCGGAACATCCTCGTCTCGCTGGCGTGGATCGAGTCCGAGTGGGACGAGATCGCGGACGAGGAGCGCGGGACGTGGGACTCCTTCGAGGAGATGGAGGCGAACGTCGAGCGAACCACGGCGGTCCAGCGGATCCGCCGGAAGGGGCTGCGCGAGGTCCCGTTCCGCCGCGACGACGAGCGGTACCGTCACCCCGAGATCGAGGAGAAGAAGCAGAAGAACGTCGTCGTCGTGAACATCCGCGACGTCTCTGGGTCGATGCGCGAGACCAAGCGCGAACTCGTCGAGCGGACGTTCACGCCGCTGGATTGGTACCTCCAGGGGAAGTACGACAACGCCGAATTCGTCTACATCGCCCACGACGCCGACGCCTGGGAGGTCGACCGCGAGGAGTTCTTCGGCATCCGCTCGGGCGGCGGCACCCGGATCTCCAGCGCCTACGAACTGGCGAAGGCGATCCTGGAGGAAGAGTACCCCTGGGCGGAGTGGAACCGCTACGTCTTCGCCGCCGGCGACTCCGAGAACTCCTCGAACGACACCACTGAGAAGGTGATCCCGCTGATGGCGGAGATCCCCGCGAACCGCCACGCCTACGTGGAGACCCAACCCGGCGGCACGGCGATCAACGCGACGCACGCCGAAGAGGTCGAAGACGCCTTCGCGGACGACGGCGACGTCGTCGTCGCGCGGGTGAGCGGCCCCGAGGAGGTCACCGCGGCGATCTACGAGATCCTCCAGCCGGCGTCGGCGAAGACGTCGACGGCGTCCCCCGCGGGATCGTCCTGAGAATGCGACAGCCACACACCAACCTATGACAACCAGACTGCGACGTTTCAGACGGGTGGCGCGCCAGGAGGCCGACCGGCTCGAAGAGCCGGTTCGGGAGGCCGCCGCGCTCGCCCGGAAACTCGGACTCGACCCGTACCCGGTGAACTACTGGGTGGTCGACCACGACGAGATGAATCAGCTGATCGCCTACGGCGGCTTCCAGACCCGCTATCCGCACTGGCGTTGGGGGATGACCTACGACCGCCAGCGGAAGCAAGACCAGTTCGGGATGGGCAAGGCGTTCGAGATCGTCAACAACGACGACCCGAGCCACGCCTTCCTGCAGGAGTCGAACTCGCTGGCCGACCAGAAGGCCGTCATCACCCACGTTGAGGCGCACGCGGACTTCTTCCGCAACAACGAGTGGTTCAGCCGCTTCTCGGGCGACGGCGACCTCGACGCCGCCGCGATGCTCGAACGTCACGCCGAGACGATCCAGCGCTACATCGAGGACTCCGAGATCGACCGCGAGGACGTCGAACGGTTCGTCGACGCCGTCACCTGCTTGGAGGACACGATCGACCAGCACCGGCCGCTGACCGCCGACCGCGACGCGGAGCGGCGCCGGCCGGAGGACCTCCGAGAACGCCTCGACGAGATGGACTTCTCGCCCGCGGTCAGCGGCGCGGTCTTCGACGACGAGTGGTTGGACGAACTCGCCGAGGCCGAGGCCGCCGCGGCGGACCTCGACCGGCCGCGGACGGACGTCCTCGGCTTCCTCCTCGACCACGGCACCGCCTACGACGAGGAGACCGGCGAGGCCGTCGAGATGGAACCCTGGCAGACCGACGTGCTCGAACTCCTCCGCCGGGAGGCGTACTACTTCGCCCCGCAGAAGATGACGAAGACGATGAACGAGGGCTGGGCGGCCTACTGGGAGTCGCTGATGATGGGCGAGGAGCGCTTCGCCGGCACCGACGAGTTCCTCACCTACGCCGACCACCAGGCGCGAGTCCTCGGTTCGCCCGGACTCAACCCCTACAAACTCGGCAAGGAGCTCTGGGAGTACGTCGAGAACACCACCAACCGCCGGGAAGTCGCCGAGAAACTCCTCCGCGTCGAGGGGATCACCTGGCGGAACTTCCACGACGCTGTCGACTTCGAGCGGGTTCTGGAGCTGCTCGAACCGCCCGAGGCGATCGACCGGATCCGTTCGGACACCCTGGCGGAGCTCGCGGCGCTCCCGGAGGACGACCCCCGCGTCGACTGGGAGACGCTGGACCGGGCGCTGTCGGACCCCGAGGCCGTCGACGTCGACCGCTACCCCTGGAAGGTCCTCACGTACCGGGGACTGGCCGAGCGACACTTCTCGCTGCTGAAGCCACAGAATCGGGGGTTCCTCCGGCGGATCAGGCGCTCGGAACTGGAGGGACTCGCCAGGTACATGTTCGACGACGCGAAGTACGGGAGCGTCGAGGAGGCGGTCGGGGCGGTGGAGAAGACGGCCGGCTGGGAGCGGATGCGCCAGATCCGCGAGAGCCACAACGACGTGACGTTCATCGACGCGTTCCTCTCCCCGGAGTTCGTCGAGTCGAACGACTACTTCACCTACGAGTACACCCGCTCGACCGGCGACTTCCGCGTCGCGTCGACGGACCCCGACGACGTCAAGAAGAAGCTCCTGCTTCAGTTCACCAACTTCGGCAAGCCGACGATCGCCGTCTTCGACGACAACTTCGAGAACCGCGGCGAGCTCCTCTTGGGCCACCGCTACAACGGGATTATGCTCGATCTCGACGAAGCGCAGGACGTCCTCGAACGCGTGCACGAACTGTGGGGGCGGCCGGTGAACCTGATGACGGTCCGCAAGGAGTACGACGACCACGACGTCGAGGTCGCGCGCCGCCGCAACCGCGAACCGGAACCGACCGAGGCCGGGATCCGGATCCGCTACGACGGCGAGGGGTTCGAGGAGTTCGAACTCGATCCCGACCTCGAAGAACGGATCGCCGCGGCCGACATCGATTACGACACGAAGCCGGACGAGTGGCTGTCGTAATCGGGTCGCCCCTCTCGGCGTTGCCCGCCGGCGGCTATCGCGACAACGTCAGCGAATAGCTGCCACGACGACGCCAGAAGATGGCTGCCGGGACGAGACCAGGGGATGGCTCCCGAGACGGGACCAGAGGATAGCTGCCGCTACGATCCCGACTCCCCGTACCGGCCGTCAGATCTGTCGCTATCCGCCGGTCACCGGCGGGAACATCGCGAGTTCGTCGCCGTCGTCGATCGAATCCGTCAGCGACGCGGGTGTGCCGTTCCGCATCAGGTTCACGTCGTCGGCGAGCGTCTCGCCGTCCAGAATCCGATCGTCGAGACCGTCGCACTCCGCCAGGAGCGCGTCGAGCGCGTCGTCGATGGTGCTGTCGCCGTCGACGGTGACGGCGTGTTCCCGTCCGCCCGCGACCTCGGCGAGGTCGGCGAACAGTCGCCAGGTGACCGTGTGCATACCTCCTCTCGCGCCCCGGACGAGTTGAGCGTTACGCCGTCGATCAGTCGGTGACGCTGGTCTCGGAAACGCCGCCGTCCGGCGTCGGAGCCGCGGCCAGTGCGGCGACCTCGCGGAGTCGCTCCGGTCGGGCGACCACGTAGAGTTCGTCGCCGGCGGTGAGTTCCCGGCTCCGCGGGGGGATCGCCTCGGTCGACCCGCCACCCGTTCGCACGGCGACCACGGTCACGCCCGCGTCGCCCAGCGTCGCGCCGTCCAGGTCGCTGTCGGCCGCGACCGTGACGACATCCATCGTCTCGTCGGCCGCGCGGAGGAGGGCGGTGAACTCCCGTTCCGCGCCGGGGTCGGTCGGCAGCGTCAGGAGCCGGTAGGACTCCTCGGGCGCGAGCGCCGCCGCGTCGGCTTCGTCGAGGATCACGGTCGCGACGTCGTCGGTCGCGGCGCGCAACTCGCCGCTGGTGACGCGCGTGGCCGCCCGCCCGTCCCCGTCGTCGGTCTCCGACGAGTCGACGCGCCGCCACAGCTGCACCGCGTCGCCGGCGGAGGCTCCCGCGCCCGGATCCGCGCGGACGGCGACCGCGGCGGACCCGGGGGCGAGCGTCGTTCCGAGACCGGCGACGCGGCGACCGAGTCCGAGTTTCGTCACCGTCCCGTCGTCAGCGAGGTCGAGGTCGACGTACCCGACGCCGTAGTCCTCCTTGATGCGCGCGACGACGCGGTCCCGAAGGGCCTCGCCGCGGAGGTTCCGGGGCACGAGGAGCGTCTTCCCCGCTAACTCCTCCTTCGTCGCCGACGGCACCGGCTCGTATCCCTCGATGTCCGCCACGTCGTCGGCTTCCTCGGGGAGTTCGACGGCGCGGATTCGCCCGACGTTGCTGACCAGTCGGCTCACCTCGGTGTCGAGTTCGCGCGTGCCCACCAGCGCGAACGCGCTCGTAATGAGCCGATCCCCCACCGCTCGACCGGCGGGCGAGACGGCGATGGCGGCCGCGAGCGTCGCCGCGTTGACGATCACGACCGTCGGGTCGAACACGTCCGCGGGGTTGGACCCGACGGCCCGCTGGAAGAGTCCGACGGCGTTGAGATAGACTGCCACGCCGGACGCGCCGACGAGGGTCGCGAGCCACGCGGGGATCTCCTCGCGCGTGTACCACCGGTAGAGTATCGCCCCGAGCGCGGCCAGGATCGCCGCCAAGAGGGCGAGGCCGACGACTCGGGTCAGCGCGCCGAGCAGCGTCGGATCGTTCGGGATGCCCGCCCCGATCTGGAGGGCGACCTCAGACCCAGAACGACGGCTCACGAGACCACCTCCCCGAAGGCGTCGAGGGCGGACTTGCCGCCGACGACGAGGAGGTCGTCGCCGGCGGCGACCGACCGCGTTCCGCGTGGCGCGACCGACCACGACCCGTCGTGTCTGATCGCGAGCACCACCACGCCGTGGACGTCGCGGAGACCGGTCTCGCCGAGCGTGGCTCCCGCCAACTCGCTCTTCGCCCCGACCGTGAACCGACGGAACCGCTTGCCGGTCCGTCGGAGCAGTCCGACCAACTCGAACTCGCGTCGGCTCCCTCGGGACGTCACGATCAGCCTGACGTCGTCGGCTCCGAGGAGCGTCGTCGCCGGTTGTCGAGCGAGCGCGAGCGTGACTCGCGCGGGACCGCCCGTCGCCGTCGAGGCGGTCGTCTCTGCCGCGTTGGCCCTGGATTCGGCCGACTCGCCGCCGTCGGGTTCGGCGATCGGCGGCGTGCCGGCGTCGACAGCCGTCGCGGCCGACGCCGCCTCGCCGTCCTCGACGACGCCGAGCAGCCGCGCGTCGAACCGCTCGCCGTCGGCGAGGGCCGCCACCTCGTCGCCGCGTGCCGCTCCCGTCGGGACGAGCCCGTCGACTGACACCGCCCGCTCGCCCGGCTTGAGGTGTTTCGAGAGCCCGCTCGTCGGCGGCGCCGCGGAAACCGTGGCCCGGGCGCGCTCGTCGAGCGTCACCGACACCTCGACGAGGTCGTACTCGGTTCTGAGCGCGGCCGCGACTCGCGACTCCAGTTCGACGAGCGGGAGATCAGCCGGA
This portion of the Halobellus litoreus genome encodes:
- a CDS encoding DUF444 family protein, translating into MGLREDLERFREVGEERREDLESFIRYGDLSGSESDQIQIPIKVVDLPEFQYDRLDRGGVGQGDGGTPDVGQPVGQPQQQPGDGDGDDEGEEGEPGEEGGEHGYYEMDPEEFAEELDEELGLDLEPKGKEVIEEVEGDFTDVTRTGPNSTLDFERLFKQGLKRKLATDFDEDFVREAMKIDGETPRSVFQWCRERNILVSLAWIESEWDEIADEERGTWDSFEEMEANVERTTAVQRIRRKGLREVPFRRDDERYRHPEIEEKKQKNVVVVNIRDVSGSMRETKRELVERTFTPLDWYLQGKYDNAEFVYIAHDADAWEVDREEFFGIRSGGGTRISSAYELAKAILEEEYPWAEWNRYVFAAGDSENSSNDTTEKVIPLMAEIPANRHAYVETQPGGTAINATHAEEVEDAFADDGDVVVARVSGPEEVTAAIYEILQPASAKTSTASPAGSS
- a CDS encoding SpoVR family protein, whose translation is MTTRLRRFRRVARQEADRLEEPVREAAALARKLGLDPYPVNYWVVDHDEMNQLIAYGGFQTRYPHWRWGMTYDRQRKQDQFGMGKAFEIVNNDDPSHAFLQESNSLADQKAVITHVEAHADFFRNNEWFSRFSGDGDLDAAAMLERHAETIQRYIEDSEIDREDVERFVDAVTCLEDTIDQHRPLTADRDAERRRPEDLRERLDEMDFSPAVSGAVFDDEWLDELAEAEAAAADLDRPRTDVLGFLLDHGTAYDEETGEAVEMEPWQTDVLELLRREAYYFAPQKMTKTMNEGWAAYWESLMMGEERFAGTDEFLTYADHQARVLGSPGLNPYKLGKELWEYVENTTNRREVAEKLLRVEGITWRNFHDAVDFERVLELLEPPEAIDRIRSDTLAELAALPEDDPRVDWETLDRALSDPEAVDVDRYPWKVLTYRGLAERHFSLLKPQNRGFLRRIRRSELEGLARYMFDDAKYGSVEEAVGAVEKTAGWERMRQIRESHNDVTFIDAFLSPEFVESNDYFTYEYTRSTGDFRVASTDPDDVKKKLLLQFTNFGKPTIAVFDDNFENRGELLLGHRYNGIMLDLDEAQDVLERVHELWGRPVNLMTVRKEYDDHDVEVARRRNREPEPTEAGIRIRYDGEGFEEFELDPDLEERIAAADIDYDTKPDEWLS
- a CDS encoding ubiquitin-like small modifier protein 1, with product MHTVTWRLFADLAEVAGGREHAVTVDGDSTIDDALDALLAECDGLDDRILDGETLADDVNLMRNGTPASLTDSIDDGDELAMFPPVTGG
- a CDS encoding TrkA C-terminal domain-containing protein; this encodes MSRRSGSEVALQIGAGIPNDPTLLGALTRVVGLALLAAILAALGAILYRWYTREEIPAWLATLVGASGVAVYLNAVGLFQRAVGSNPADVFDPTVVIVNAATLAAAIAVSPAGRAVGDRLITSAFALVGTRELDTEVSRLVSNVGRIRAVELPEEADDVADIEGYEPVPSATKEELAGKTLLVPRNLRGEALRDRVVARIKEDYGVGYVDLDLADDGTVTKLGLGRRVAGLGTTLAPGSAAVAVRADPGAGASAGDAVQLWRRVDSSETDDGDGRAATRVTSGELRAATDDVATVILDEADAAALAPEESYRLLTLPTDPGAEREFTALLRAADETMDVVTVAADSDLDGATLGDAGVTVVAVRTGGGSTEAIPPRSRELTAGDELYVVARPERLREVAALAAAPTPDGGVSETSVTD
- a CDS encoding potassium channel family protein, with translation MASLPVEILYGLYLGVLTGLVPALIAWLLGFGFKYFTGITIPGLGVVGLGVMIAGLNGGLLALADPSLTGSANQLRLTVALLVVLMGTLYAHGQGDKMGASLPRRMSLRELTKRTLSADVVELVGGRGQVKITVVGDVGDLEGYPPLPAALREAIRAETWTFPADLPLVELESRVAAALRTEYDLVEVSVTLDERARATVSAAPPTSGLSKHLKPGERAVSVDGLVPTGAARGDEVAALADGERFDARLLGVVEDGEAASAATAVDAGTPPIAEPDGGESAESRANAAETTASTATGGPARVTLALARQPATTLLGADDVRLIVTSRGSRREFELVGLLRRTGKRFRRFTVGAKSELAGATLGETGLRDVHGVVVLAIRHDGSWSVAPRGTRSVAAGDDLLVVGGKSALDAFGEVVS